A stretch of Oncorhynchus mykiss isolate Arlee chromosome 12, USDA_OmykA_1.1, whole genome shotgun sequence DNA encodes these proteins:
- the LOC110539000 gene encoding uncharacterized protein LOC110539000 — MEGLLLQEVEEKKRIVEQRAQQRLMKMQKQSSLLNGESCHLSEIRVVLLGARGSGKSSTGNTILGQGGSFETYRRAVQEHLELITDTVWAHIIVLFNFGDWLGDTTIEQHIESEGEALQRLVEKCGNRYHVLDSKNQGTGAQVSDLLQKIEEMLVEDRLRLEVLRRREQVGKSLTVMQEPEMDGVMGEGREVLVANHTDAPFHDACEVASSEDLLTPDDSGAPDFGGQELALPEASGGWWTEANHSILDVEGFLSSMASVLQGNQEGLMWNMGGQTDASGDPPRLSPHWTYSEPSSEMEWTEW, encoded by the exons ATGGAGGGACTGCTTTTACAAGAGGTGGAGGAAAAGAAGAGGATAGTGGAGCAAAGGGCTCAGCAGAGATTGATGAAGATGCAGAAACAGAGTTCTCTGCTCAATG GGGAGTCATGTCATCTCTCCGAAATCAGAGTCGTACTGCTTGGAGCTCGGGGCTCAGGGAAGAGTTCAACAGGAAACACCATCCTGGGTCAAGGAGGAAGCTTTGAG ACCTACAGGAGAGCTGTGCAGGAGCACCTAGAGCTCATCACAGACACAGTCTGGGCTCACATCATCGTCCTGTTCAACTTTGGGGACTGGCTGGGAGACACAACCATCGAGCAGCACATTGAGAGTGAGGGGGAGGCCCTCCAGAGGCTTGTCGAGAAGTGTGGCAACAGATACCACGTGTTGGACAGTAAGAACCAGGGGACTGGTGCACAGGTCTCTGACCTGCTACAGAAGATAGAGGAGATGCTGGTGGAGGATAGGTTGAGGTTGGAGGTTCTACGGAGAAGAGAACAGGTTGGGAAGAGTCTCACAGTGATGCAGGAGCCAGAGATGGATGGAGTgatgggagagggcagagaggtcCTTGTAGCAAACCACACAGATGCTCCCTTTCATGATG CATGTGAGGTGGCTAGTTCAGAGGACCTTCTAACCCCAGATGACTCAGGAGCCCCAGACTTTGGTGGACAGGAGTTGGCACTACCAGAGGCCAGTGGAGGATGGTGGACTGAAGCAAATCACTCCATCCTGGATGTGGAGGGGTTTCTGTCCAGCATGGCCAGTGTGCTTCAGGGGAATCAGGAGGGGCTGATGTGGAACATGGGGGGGCAGACAGACGCTAGTGGTGACCCTCCCAGACTGTCTCCACACTGGACCTACTCAGAGCCATCATCTGAGATGGAATGGACAGAATGGTAG